In a single window of the Papaver somniferum cultivar HN1 chromosome 8, ASM357369v1, whole genome shotgun sequence genome:
- the LOC113302902 gene encoding pentatricopeptide repeat-containing protein At1g71420-like codes for MISWRSKRVSRYHHNHIIFTRRYNSTTAVTVPPSTITKQITEPESLLHLVRTLCVQRQLDKALTLFYAQERFHNSDLFIYSQTYTTLLHACALKKSFSEGQALHHHFLSLNLKPSLFITNHLINFYSKCGQLDYAQYVFDEMPERNLISWTALISGYYQHNQPDKCFKLFSCMLCHHLPNDFTFASVLGSCDRHRGQQVHGLALKTSFDEHVYVGNSLITMYCKNDADDHTGDGWLVFKNLPVRNLISWNSMIRGFQLCNQGDRSLQLFSEMHRTGVGLDRVTLLGVTASISCSGYIGENGGLLGLEKCCQLHCLVTKMGFLWEVEVVTALVKAYSELRAGIDDCYKLFSEINGNQDIVSWTGIITIVADRDPKQALLLFCQLRRECLDLDSYTYSIVIKACAGFASARHCSAIHSLVLKCGFDGDLVLSNALIHAYARSGSITLSEQVFDSMDTRDWISWNSMLKAYAIHGQGREALKLFASMNIKPDPATIVAVLTACSHAGLVDQGTEIFETMFEKYEISPQNDHFACMVDILGRAGRIHEAEAFINRMPVKPDPVVWSALLGACRKHGEMKIAETASMQLIELEPKNSLGYIIMSNIYSSNGSFKDAALIRNEMKGFKVRKEPGLSWIEVGNEVHEFAAGGQFHPLKDAVYAELEGLIRNLKKIGYVPEISFALQDMEEEHKQEQLYYHSEKLALVFALMNGGSSCYRGPIIRIMKNIRICVDCHNFMKLASDLVQREIVVRDSNRFHHFRNGVCSCNDYW; via the coding sequence ATGATCAGTTGGAGATCAAAACGGGTTTCCCGCTACCACCACAACCACATCATCTTCACTAGAAGATACAATTCCACCACCGCAGTTACAGTCCCACCATCCACTATCACCAAACAAATTACTGAACCTGAATCACTCCTGCATCTCGTGCGCACTCTCTGCGTACAACGACAACTTGACAAAGCTCTCACACTATTTTATGCCCAGGAACGTTTTCATAACTCCGATTTATTTATCTACTCTCAAACCTACACAACTCTCCTCCATGCTTGTGCTCTTAAAAAATCCTTCTCGGAAGGCCAAGCCCTTCATCATCACTTTCTCTCTCTAAACCTTAAACCCAGCCTTTTTATCACAAATCATCTTATTAATTTTTACTCAAAATGTGGTCAGTTGGATTATGCTCAATACGTGTTTGATGAAATGCCTGAGAGAAACTTAATCTCTTGGACTGCATTAATTTCTGGTTATTATCAACATAACCAACCTGACAAATGCTTTAAGCTTTTCTCATGTATGCTCTGTCATCATCTTCCGAATGACTTCACGTTTGCAAGTGTTCTTGGCTCTTGTGATCGTCATCGAGGTCAGCAGGTGCATGGACTTGCTTTAAAAACGTCTTTCGATGAACATGTTTATGTAGGCAATTCTCTAATTACTATGTATTGCAAGAATGACGCCGATGACCATACAGGTGATGGTTGGTTGGTATTTAAAAACTTGCCAGTTCGCAATCTTATTAGTTGGAATTCGATGATCAGAGGGTTTCAGCTATGTAATCAAGGTGACCGATCTCTTCAATTATTTTCAGAAATGCACCGAACTGGTGTTGGACTTGATCGTGTGACACTTTTAGGTGTGACAGCCTCTATCAGTTGTTCTGGTTATATTGGCGAAAATGGTGGTCTTTTGGGTTTGGAGAAATGTTGCCAATTGCATTGTCTCGTGACCAAAATGGGTTTTTTGTGGGAAGTTGAGGTTGTGACTGCGTTAGTGAAAGCTTACTCGGAGCTTAGAGCGGGAATAGATGATTGCTATAAGCTCTTCTCTGAGATAAATGGTAATCAAGATATTGTATCTTGGACAGGGATCATAACCATTGTTGCAGATAGAGATCCAAAACAAGCTCTCCTGCTGTTCTGCCAATTACGTCGAGAGTGTTTGGATCTGGatagttatacttactcaattGTTATCAAAGCCTGTGCAGGTTTTGCGAGTGCGCGGCATTGTTCCGCCATTCACTCACTTGTGCTTAAATGTGGGTTTGATGGTGATTTGGTGCTCTCTAATGCCCTAATACATGCCTATGCTAGGAGTGGGTCAATCACATTATCGGAACAAGTTTTTGATTCTATGGATACTCGTGATTGGATATCATGGAACTCGATGTTGAAGGCTTACGCTATTCACGGGCAAGGTAGGGAAGCGTTGAAACTTTTTGCGAGTATGAATATTAAACCAGATCCAGCCACCATTGTTGCAGTTCTCACAGCTTGCAGCCATGCAGGACTAGTAGATCAAGGAACTGAAATTTTTGAGACCATGTTTGAAAAGTATGAAATATCCCCTCAAAATGATCATTTTGCTTGTATGGTAGACATTCTTGGACGAGCAGGGAGAATTCACGAAGCAGAGGCTTTCATAAACAGAATGCCGGTGAAACCCGATCCTGTGGTCTGGAGTGCCCTCCTAGGTGCTTGTAGGAAACATGGTGAAATGAAAATTGCAGAAACTGCATCTATGCAGTTGATAGAATTGGAGCCGAAGAACTCGTTAGGGTATATAATAATGTCaaatatatattcttcaaatggtAGTTTTAAAGATGCGGCTCTTATCAGGAACGAAATGAAGGGGTTTAAAGTGAGGAAAGAACCAGGATTGAGTTGGATTGAGGTTGGGAATGAAGTTCATGAATTTGCCGCTGGAGGTCAATTCCACCCGCTAAAAGATGCCGTATATGCGGAATTAGAGGGACTGATTAGAAATTTGAAGAAGATTGGTTATGTACCAGAGATTAGTTTTGCTCTGCAAGATATGGAGGAGGAGCATAAACAGGAGCAATTGTATTATCATAGTGAGAAGCTGGCACTGGTTTTTGCTCTTATGAATGGTGGTAGTTCATGTTATCGTGGTCCTATCATAAGAATTATGAAAAACATTAGGATTTGTGTTGATTGCCATAACTTCATGAAGTTAGCATCAGATCTTGTTCAGAGGGAGATTGTTGTGAGAGATTCCAATCGTTTTCACCATTTTAGAAACGGTGTTTGCTCTTGCAATGACTACTGGTGA
- the LOC113301656 gene encoding putative H/ACA ribonucleoprotein complex subunit 1-like protein 1, with product MRPPRGGGGFRGRDGGRGRGFGGGGRGFGGGRGGFRDEGPPSEVVEVSSFLHACEGDAVTKLTHTKIPYFNAPIYLQNKTQIDKVDEIFGPIHESLFSVKMMEGIVATSYSSGDKFYIDPAKLLPLERFLPQPKGSQSAFRGGGRGGRGGSRGGGRGAPFRGRGAPRGGRGPPRGGRGGLFQVL from the exons ATGCGCCCTccaagaggtggtggtggtttcaGAGGTAGAGACGGTGGTCGTGGGAGAGGATTTGGGGGTGGCGGTCGTGGGTTTGGAGGTGGTCGTGGTGGCTTTCGAGATGAAGGTCCTCCTTCTGAAGTCGTAG AGGTTTCATCTTTCTTACATGCTTGCGAGGGTGATGCAGTAACGAAGCTAACACATACAAAGATTCCATATTTTAATGCTCCAATCTATTTGCAGAACAAAACCCAGATTGACAAAGTCGATGAAATCTTTGGTCCTATCCATGAATCA TTATTTTCGGTTAAAATGATGGAAGGCATTGTTGCAACTTCATATTCATCGGGAGACAAATTCTATATTGATCCAGCAAAATTGTTACCATTAGAGAGATTCCTTCCACAACCTAA GGGTTCACAATCAGCTTTTAGAGGAGGTGGTCGTGGAGGAAGAGGTGGCTCCAGAGGAGGAGGTCGTGGTGCTCCTTTTCGTGGTAGGGGTGCTCCAAGGGGTGGCAGAGGTCCTCCTAGAGGTGGACGTGGTGGCTTATTTCAAGTACTTTAA